Sequence from the Saccopteryx bilineata isolate mSacBil1 chromosome 6, mSacBil1_pri_phased_curated, whole genome shotgun sequence genome:
aaaagtgatttttcttttggCAGCAGCTGAAATCAGAGTCACACAGTAGCTCTTGATTTATGTGCCTTATTCTCAGACTCCCACGATCTGTGCTGGTCCCTTTAAGGAACTGGGTTGGAAGcatttaataagaaaacaatcctatctCCAAATCCGCTTTTGATTTTGAACTCATAGGGGTCTTTGACTATAACGAGTCTAGTTCTCATGCCTCGAATGAGCAGGTGAGAGAGTGGAGAGTAAGAATCCCTTTAATGAGAAACCAGCCTGGAGTCTATAAGGTACAATGTATGTTGTGGACAAAACTTTGTAGAAGTATCTTCCATTCGACATTCCACTAAGCATTTTCTCAGCCCTGGGTCACATCCTGAAATCATACAATTGTCTTCCCAAAAACGTGGTGGAAGGGCTAACCCAGGAGAGAAGAACTACTCAAAGCAGAGCTGGCGGAGAATGGGTGAGGTGGCCGGCGGCCAGCAGATGGACGGAGAAAAACTCCTACATGCTTTGTCGGAATTTTTTGGCCGAGTGTTCATCCTCATAGTGGTCCACCAAACAAAGTGTTTATTGTAAAGTGGGTCTGATCCTGGAGAGGAGGAAAAATGATTCCTTTTGACGGGAGGGAAATTAACTCTTTCCTCCCTGTTGCAGCTAGAAGGCCTGGATTAGTACTTTATGATCAACTCTGTTGCTTAGTTTcaaaggtggaggggtggggaggcagggggcCACAGGGAAGGTGTCAGTGTGAGGAATAGTAACGACTCTGCGCATTTCTGTGGAGCACAGTGGCAGGATCTTCTACATTGTCCCCTTCTTTATATGCAACCCCACACCCAGCACAGGCAGCCTGTGTGGAAAACATAGGCTCAAATTATTACTCAAACATTAAAACGGGGCTGCAGCGACTTCTTAATTTGGCACAGAAGTCACTAAAGatcatttaatattaaatttttaaaacttgcctTCAGACTTGAGCTGGGGAAAACCTTTGGCCTAGACTAGACCATGAGTGCTAAAAGCGATAAGAACTCTATGTtctgtcctgatttttttttttcttcaaagactgAATTCGGAGGGATGGTTTTGCCTTGGGATGGCTATGAAAGCGTCAAGATGCAATGAAGAGCTGGATGGAGGGGTCCATTTGAAGCATGCTCCCTTTAAGAGGGAAATACGATTAGCAACTTTGGCAAATTTTCGGGCTCCTATTCATAGGGAAAGAGAAGAGTGTCCagtgccaaaaaaaagaaaaaaaagtgaggggATGGATGTTATGAGACAAAGGCACAAGCAATTTTATACCTTATTGAAAGACTAACTGGGAGTGGTTTTAACTCCCCTGGGGTcaagaaagttttttgttttcttgtttgtttttttttctttctttcaagactAAAAGTAGAGCTAGGATAAAGGAGTTGAATCTGAAATAGTGTCCCAATCAGTTTTGTTCTGTCCTGGGAAGTACACAGGAAGAAAACCTCtgtggaagagaaggaagcagcaGGTGCTGAAGGTGAGGGACTGTATTATGGCAACTCGTACGTAAGTTACATTATAACATAAAAGTAGAAACTCTCAATTGCCTCTTTTTTCTAAGGATAGCCATCTGATTTAAACAGAATGCTTATAAGACTGCTAGATATCTGAGTAATAGTTTGCCTTTCTACaggttattttgttttctaaatgccCTTATGCCagaagaatctacaaaaaaaaaaaaaaagaccatatatatatatatatatatatatatgagctgGGGAAAACCTTTGGCCTAGACTAGACCATGAGTGCTTAAAGCGATAAGAACTCTATGTtctgtcctgatttttttttttcttcaaagactgCATTCGGAGGGATGgttttgacatatatatatgtcagtTCAGAAAAGGGAGTGGGATAATTGTAGTGTTTACTCTAGCCTTatgcatttataaaaatgttatttttgttaattgCATATGTTGTTCCCATAATGATTGAATTGAAAACTAAACTGAAGTGACTAATCAAATACCAAGGGTCTCTATCATTCAAATGACATCTCAGCTATTTTGGATGGCATATAATCATGTTGTGTTTGGCAAATTGCTATAGAGATGGAAATTAAAGCTAAAGTGagtctaattttctttttctcaggttTTAACTGGAAACCCAAACCAACAAAAAGCAACACACCTAGAACTATTTCTACTGCAAAACTCACCTGGATGCCTACAGGGCATAGGAAAGAATGAGCTATTACGGCAGCAACTATCCAATTGTGAATGTGGACCCCAAATACGCAGGTTACCCCCCAGAGCACCTGATCGCCGAGAAGAGGAGAGCCAGAAGACGCCTCCTTCACAAAGATGGCAGCTGCAATGTGTACTTCAAGCACATTTTTGGAGAATGGGGGAGCTACATGGTCGACATTTTCACCACACTTGTAGACACCAAGTGGCGCCacatgtttgtaatattttctttatcttatatTCTCTCCtggttgatatttggctctatatTTTGGCTAATAGCCTTTCATCACGGAGATCTGCTAAACGACCCAGACATCACACCTTGTGTTGACAACGTGCATTCTTTCACTGGGGCTTTCTTGTTCTCCCTGGAGACCCAAACCACCATAGGGTACGGTTACCGCTGTGTCACTGAAGAATGCTCCGTGGCCGTGCTCATGGTGATCCTTCAGTCCATCTTAAGCTGCATCATCAATACCTTCATCATTGGAGCTGCCTTGGCCAAAATGGCAACTGCTCGGAAGAGAGCCCAAACCATTCGCTTTAGCTATTTTGCCCTCATTGGCATGAGAGATGGGAAGCTTTGCCTCATGTGGCGTATTGGTGACTTCCGACCAAACCACGTGGTAGAAGGCACAGTGAGAGCCCAACTTCTTCGCTACACAGAAGACAGCGAAGGGCGGATGACAATGGCATTTAAAGACCTAAAGCTGATCAATGACCAGATTATTCTTGTCACACCAGTAACTATTGTTCATGAAATTGACCAGGAGAGCCCCCTGTATAGCCTTGACCGGAAAGCAGTGGCCAAAGATAACTTTGAGATTTTGGTGACATTTATTTATACTGGTGATTCCACGGGGACTTCCCACCAGTCCAGAAGCTCCTATGTTCCCCGGGAAATTCTCTGGGGTCATAGGTTTAACGACGTCTTGGAAGTTAAGAGAAAGTACTACAAAGTGAATTGCTTACAGTTTGAGGGGAGTGTTGAGGTATATGCTCCCTTTTGCAGTGCCAAACAGTTAGACTGGAAAGACCAGCAGCTCCACAACATGGAAAAAATCCCCTCAGTCCGAGCATCCAGTGCATCAGACACCAAAGTCAGAAGAAGGTCATTTAGTGCCGTTGCCATTGTCAACAGCTGTGAAAGCCCAGAGGAGACCACCGCCTCTGCCATGGATGAGTGTAAGGAAGCACCATATCAGAAAGCTTTCCTGACTTTAAATAGAATCTCTGTAGAATCCCAAATGTAATTCCAATTTGTAATTATAGTCAGTCATTTTACTATCTAGCCAATCACCTTGAGGCACGTAGTTACAAACAGAGCTTTATGAGAATGTTATACTATGCTTGATGCCAATGGGGAATGGGAAGAGTAGGTTAAACTTAATGAAAGATAATCCAAAGGCTACCTAGTATCCAATTATTTcaactgtgttttcttttcttcattttaaaatttttttttgttagcaaATTTTGCATAAGATGCTACCAAGAGTCTAACTgattaatataaattttcatctccttttattattccatataCCTGCATCTTCGATTGGAGGTGTAATATTTAATAATGAGAAGAAAGGTAGGATACTGGAATGCATAAAAATAGAACAGGCAACCtgcatcaaaaataattttaatgtatcaAAGATGATAGGATACTGAGtggttttctataaaaatatcatatcatGTAACCAAGATAAGCAAGACATGCGTTCAGCAGATTGTAATGTTGAAATATTTACTCAAAGTTGAGacatcagttttttcattcaaGTCTCTTTGTTAGCCCATCATGGTGTCTTGGCATCAACAGGAAGAGTTAGTGGCTATAAGCAATAAACAGTGCCACCACTGCTGCAAGTTCTTCTACAGCCACTTGCTCATGTAATGGTCCATAAGTGCTAGGAGGTATTTTTTCTCTAACCCATGAGGTGGAAGAAAAGTTGATATTATTATTCAGAGCAGTATTTCTCTTTCAAGTGCAGTGGTTGACTCTAACCACAAAGGGCGGAAATAAGGCAACCCTGACCTTTGTAGGTTTTTCTGAAAAGGGGGCTTTTTATGCCTACCTCACATTTTCTCCAAGGACAAGATGAGAGAACAAGATCATAGAGCTAGTGTGAGGGAATGGACAGCAGTGATAGACATTCTCGGACTCTTTGGGAGAAAGCGTGTGCGGTGCCCTGAAGGGCGGCAGCTCTAGCTGGCCCCATGAGGGATGGAAccttttctgggggggggggtgcgttgGAGGGGATGAGACGAGGAGAAAGGTATTTCTTGTGTCCAGAAACAGTAATGTATGCTGCCTGTCTTGGCCGctttacaaaatataaatgatGTGAACTGTggattttaaagaagtttttccATTGAACTTAGAACAATCATTTAAATGGAAGATTTTGTGAAATGTAATTAAAGTGATTTAATGCACATTATTAAATGGAGAAGCTGATAGTCATCAGATTGCTTAAATTTGAGGACATGAGATACATTTGTATACTCTATTTCCTATTTCTGTGTTAAAAGCTGTTAATCATGGTTACTTTAAACACAAATTCAGTCACTTATGATGCAAAGTCACTTTGCTTTATATTTTCAAGAGTTATTAGCTACATTcagaattatctttattttttaacactgtTTCTGAGTTGGCAAACAGTATCTGCCAcggtcttttgtttcttttgtttaaataaatacacatacacatagtTTTGGCTTTTTCTGGGACATCTCTCCcactttctatttaaaataaagcacaTGAGTAAATTCAACTGAATCACATTCTCCAAGattaccaataaaaataaaatatatagatatgaaaagtgttttctttttcttccttttcctccttccctccttctctccttcccttcctcccttttcctctttgttctttttgcCTGTTAGCAACCAAGTTACTTTTTAACCTAACATGTACAAATCTTTTATTCCTGTTGTTTTATGGATAAGAGGTTTGTTCAGGTCACAAGTTGCAAAACTGTCTGGAAGCTTAACTGTTGGAGATGTAAagagtacaatttttttttttttctgtctagcTTTGGGAGTGCAAACCCATTTCCTTACACATGTTACTGTAGATTTGGATCACGTAGCGGCAGTTACTCAGCAAAATTAGAATAGTAccatatattagtttcatgtcACTTTCCTTGGCTTCCTGGACTGTGTCTTACCCACCGTCTTATTTTGTGAGGATTGGATTAGAGACATCAATGTTCAATAAGTGCATTCTGTTGTCAAAATTCTCTTACCCAGAATAGAATGTAAACTTGGTATTCCCATGTAATGCTTATCTCTAATTTTCTGTAACATGCTGTGACACCCCAATGAGTTACTCACTAATAAAGATCTCAGAATAATGCAGAAAGTGTGTGTCTGTGCCTGTGTTCCAGGTGGTGTCGACTCCGCTGCTGCGGCCAGCTGAGGGTGCAGCACACCGACAATAGCACTGTTGTCTCGTAGAATTAGAGTGTAGACGGAACTACCATCTTTCTCCCTTGGTTTGGAACAGTTTGCAGAACAGCTATATTCGAATTACAATGAAGTGTTCCCATCAGCGGCAGCATTGCAAGAAGGCTCTGTGCATAAATGGCCCTTCTAGCTTTAAATGCTGCATCAATGATGAGAAGTAGGtcagatattttcatttctccctaaATAAAATTACTCAGTGAACTTAGATGGAAAACCAGGTGTGACATCAAGACATTGCCCCACTGTGTCCATGGACCACCAGTTCACCAAGTTCCATTTGCACACACTTCATCCCCACGGCAAAACGAGGTGTGGGCAGTGGATAGTTTTAATTTCCACGTCATCCAATATCacattctctccttctttctaacAACGTCCCAACTGGGACCACAATGTGCCCgggttggaaaaaaaaattcaactatatATGCCAGTCTCCCCTGCATAGAGCTTTGGGAGGGTTCTTTCACGTTAATGTGGCGTGGTTCTGGCCCGTGAGGTATAAGCAGAACTCCTCCGGTTGTGAGCTTTCAGGAAGGCGGAGGTAGCTGACATGCGCCTTTTGCTCCCTGCGTTCATCCTTTGGATGAACTTGATAGTTGCAGCTTCTGCGGCCCTCCGGTGAGAATGAGGACGAAGGACACGCCTTCCAAGGCAAAgtggaaaaggaggaaggggtgCACCCCGAGACGGCAACTCTCCAGACTTCTGCTTCATGAGTAAAAATGAATGTGATATGGCACTGACGCCGTGAGCCATCTATCGAAAGGCGATTTCGTGGGTGGGGAACGCAGGCTGGTGAGGAAAAGATGGTGCACATATTAGGTCCCATTGGACATGCCCTTTGATGGACCTGGTCTCTGAGGAAACCACATATTTTCTGGGAAGTCAAGGAAATGCCACTGTGATTGTAAAGCAAACACAAAAGGATTATGTTGGCCTTGGAAATCCCTCTGAGACACTAACAGCAGAGTGACCTTGATAAAGGGGTTGACCAGGCCTGCTGCTTTTTATCTCCTCCCCCCAGAGTGACAGCCCATGTTTTAACGGAACTGTCACCGTGTCTAAGGACCTGAACTCCACGGAAACACAGGCTACAAGGCCGAGCTGTGCCGGGACTGTGTTCCTGACCACCAGGGAGACCAGGTGCGCCCACCTGCTCACCTGTTCTCTGTAGACCGAGGAGCCTGGATCCTTCCTTGATACATTTCTATTTCATTCGTTCTGAGTTGGAGAGGGTTTTGCAAAGTCAGTTTTCTGGGCCGCACCTTTTTAAGAGACTGGGCACCAAATTCTACCCAGTTGAAAGCATGCTGTTAGCTCTAGGGACTGTAAGCATTGACTCTGCTGCTGAGTGATCTGCAAGGCATGAGTATaaagcccgtgtgtgtgtgtgtgtgtgtgtgtgtgtgtgtgtgtgtgtgtgtgtgtgtgtttagaaacTATCCCTACAAACATACCCTTGATACTCTGTAAATCAAGAAGCCCTGCCTCAATTCTAAATTTGGTGCGTCCTCTCTCACCCtcccactttcatttttaaaggagCAGCCTGACCCATTTGCTGGAGACAATAACTTGGGGCGCCAGGCACAGATCGCCAACGGGGTACCATGGCCCCGCCGACGAAGCTGCAGGGAGGGAGGCGCTTGGCTGGTTCCTGCCAACATTCTCCTCGCGGTGAGGCCTCTGGAAATGAAAACTTGTCCTAGAGACTCGGTTCAGATCAATCTGCGGGCAGAGAGCAAGCCAGGCCTCCAACGGGGGCTTTTTTCTGCCGAGACAAAAAATCAAAGTGTTGCCGGGAAACCACCTCTGTTCTGCATGGTTtggcagctttgttttttttttaagaaagaaaacgtTGCGTATGACTGAATTCCCAAGTTCTTTCAGTGCGCCCCATTTACGAAAGCAATCTCACAGGCCTCTTACATCTCTGTGGTGGGGTCATGAGATTTGGTTGGGGACAAATGGCCTCTTGCCCCATCGTGTCACCCTGTGCTCCTGTCCTTGGGAACATTGGGGACTTGTGTGTAGAGTCTGGAGACCTTTATTGACATGGCTACATGTTTCCAAGTTCAATAGACTCGGCATTGCTGAGTATCTAgcaaggaaaatataaaagagaaactatTGCCTTTTGCTGTTTGATCTCCTTGATTTATGCTGTTTTGTGAATGCTGCAAAGTCAGAGTGCTGGAGCTCAAGTCTGTCATCCCAAGAAAAAGCAGCTCGACTGAGATTGAGGGTCTTCTAAATAATAAGCAAGGTAACCTGAGCTGGGTAATCACCAAAATCAGGCCATCCGTGGGGACACAGGCGCTTCGGCGAGCTGGATACAAACAGGTCAATCACTCCAAGTTCTCAGCAAGCCCGGAGGATGAAAACCCAAACAGATAGATTAAGTCCTGCTAAATTACATGGCCAAAGAATGCTTTTTCTCTATGCTATCATTTACCACAGGGTCCCATAAAGCATCCTTAATCACTATCTAAGTCACTTGAACTTGAGACAGAGACAGCCCCAAGAGGTTCAGCCtctatgaaaacatttttacCGAAAGTTATCAGAAACCTTCAAATTTCCACATAAAATGCCTCAGTCATGTGCACTGTGCACTGTGGGTAAAGGCTTTTTATTTGGATTAGAAGCACATGTTTCAGATCAATTATTTATTGTGCCGCCTGTTGATTCTGCCAGATACCAGTTTGCCTGGGAAGGGGAGGCTAGCTCTAGGGGccagggcagtggtgggattcaaataagttAACAACTGTTTCTTTGCCCTGCTGAccattttaagcataaaaaaagatagaccaaaaggtagtttactatttcatgcatttaatatttaaataagaacagtaaaagaggtacacaaaactagagtaTGTGGTAAGAGTTtaaaagtattaatgaaaaactattaaataatacctgaaaaaaacaataaaactgttatttaagatatttccatattgcttcttgattggcgtcctcacttgcaatttttttcacctatggttGAGTGAatattactatgggcgcttaggaTATGCTATTGCACAGATAAAtgttaagaaatgtaaatttgtgatttccacataggacggctgcccaggcgcccatcttagagagaaccctgattacaggtgcccttttaacaactggttcaccgaactcaacaaaaactcaggtattggttctgccaaactggtgaaAACTGGCTGAATTCTACCACTGGACCAGGGTAAAGACAGACCTAGTTAATTCCAGCGCCAAAGGTATTTTTTGTGCATTAGCTCATTTGTTCAGATTTCATTTTACATGTGAGGGTTTCTCCAATTTACAGGTGTTAAGTGCCCAAAAAGACTGAGCTGTGGAGGGACAGCTGAGGAAGCCAGGGTTTGAGTGACCACTGACCAGAAGTCATTTTGATGCTACCTGAGGTTGAGATGCTTGTATTCTGCAATCATTCATCAGGAAAAGTGAATGATTCAAGGCCTTTTATGAAGTGAAAGCATGTTATTTTTCTAGATGTGCTTCCTGAATGGTTAATTTGTCTTTAACTATTTAGAGAGGCTGGAGGGTGGGCAAAGGAAAAAGATATGTGGGAAACAGCTACTAAGAACAATGATGAATGGGGATAATTGCATCCAAAATGTAAACAGAAATTATTGCACTCAAAAGAAAAAGGctcgcctctttttttttttccagggcaATTCTAATACTCAGTGGGGGCACACCCCTTTGTGTTGATTACGGTCACCAAGGTCTTACCTTGGGCGCAGGAACATTTAGTCCCCTGGCGAGGCCAATGTCAGGGAATCAGCAAACACCAGAAGTAGCGGCTTTGCTTCCATTAAGTGGGTGAGGTCCATTACTGAGGCCGGGCCTACAAGGAAAGGAGCCCAACCTGAGAGAGTCACGTAGATCTGGGCTGACCACAGTTGCCTATCTTACTAATTGTGCAACTTGGGGCCACTTAGCTGgcattttttcttcttagttttcACATCTATCATTTTTCTTGTTGTAGGAAGCTGTGTTCATGAGAACAGGTTTAAAAATCAGATTGCCTGTGCTTGGATCCTATTTCTACTGCTTTCTTCCTGTGTTACCTTGGGCgatttatttaatctctctgtgccccagttttCTCAGCTGTGACATGGGGAAAGTAATAGTACCCTCCTTCAcagttgttgtaaggattaagtgagataatatttGCTAAGTGCTTAGAACATCACCAGACACATAATGAGGCCTAAGAGAGTGTGAGGTATTCTCACCAGCAGCACACTCTGCATCCTTTCTTGTATTATGGCCCTTCACTTACATTCTAATATAAAGGAGGTGAAAAAGAGCAATCACTTACCTGTAGAAGGCATATAAATTATCCCCAACCAAATGTAAATGACTTCTGTACACTCTTACCAAAACCACGTTGGGTTATGCAAGCCACACCTCCTCTCCATTGCATGAGGAGTCAGAATTCAGGAAAATGGTGCTTTGAGAACAAAAACTGTACTCAACTCAGACTCCCAGAAGGCTTAGGGAATAGTAGCCAACTGAGGAGAATCAGACTGCATAATGTATTAGGAGATTTCCCCTTATAAACTGCCTCCTGGGCATTCCATATAAGCTGTGTCAGAAagcatttatgtatgtatgtatgtatttatttatttatttatatttagaagttaaatttaatggggtgacattgctaaCATAGGTTTCAGGAACAGATCTCTATAGAATTTGAACAATTGATTGCATTGTgcgcctatcacccaaagtcaaatcattttctgtcaccatatgtttgtccctctttactcccctcttcctggtaaccatttcacttagtctcatttttacatcccacttatgtgtgaaatcatatagttcttagctttttctgacttatttatttcactcagtataatgttctcaaggtccttcCAATGTATTGTGAATGGCAATAGTagcattcttatggctgagtagtattccattgaagaTGGaagatgtaccacatcttctttattcaatcctctatcgagggacacttttggttgtttccatgtcttggccactgtgaataatgctgtgatgaacatggaggtacatgtgtctttgcgtatcaatgttttcgagttttgggggtagctacccagtagagggattgctgggtcatatggtaactctattcttaatagCTTGAGAAACTTCCAAGACAAGACAAGACAGAAAGTACTTAACTATTTTATGGTATAATACCATGCATTCTATGCAGACTTCTTCCAGCACATGAAAGGGGTCCTGGGAAGAGCAAGCTCATGAGCCAGACATGGCCCAGCACAACCCAAGCACACTGCTGCTAGTTGAACCTGGATGGACTGCTGGTCGAGGGTGGGCCTATGAACCGCCCAGGAGACTCTGAGTCACATGTCATGTGCCGGAGTGGAAGTGTGCTGAGCTCATCTGGATGAGGGAGGAATCACACTTTTTTTCTAGTGTATGACATACAGCAGGAGGAGGATCAGGGACTTCGAATCAGACAGAAGGGATTCAAACTCTAGGTGTGTCCTTTGgcagctgtgtgaacttggatCACTTTGTAATTGTCACTGAGCCTCCATTTCATCATGAATATAAATAGAGATAATATTTATCCTGTGGGCTATCCCAGGATACCTCctctacatatatatgtatacacacacacacacacacacacacacacacacacacatatatatatatataaatatacacacactcacatatatgTATAGGTATACAGTCTTCCCTTGGTATTCAGGAGGGATTAGTTGCAGGACCTCACCCCTACCCCAGGAAACCAAAATCCAAGGATGCCTAAATCCTTTATAGAAAGTGGTATGGTATTTGCAGATAACTTATGCACATCCTCCCATATACTTTAATTCATTGCTAGgttacttataatacctaatatAATGCAAATGTTATGTAAATAGGTGTTATAACATACCGCTTaggaaataatgacaagaaaataaGTGTTCATGTTCAGTACAGGTGCAGCCATCATGGGCCTAACTACACAGTACATCAGCAACAGTGTAACAGATTCTTTTCTGAGTATTTTCCACCCACAGGTTGGTTGACTTCCTCTATGTGGAAGCGGTGCATATGGAGGGCAGGCTGTATATGTGTGTAAAACTATatctatgtatacatacacataactATTTGGCACATAGGAGTTGCTCAATGaactaatatttcatttttcttctatagCTAACTAATAGTAGTATATTTCAAAGGAATCTGAAAGCAAAAGCATTATTAGTTGTAGGGTAATTAATAATGCTTCACGAATtatgacaaaattattttttcttaaacagcCATGCTTTCATCTTGATGTCTGAGGTCAGTTTTTTAACGTGTGTTCTCTTTCTGCTCCCAAGAATAATTGATTCTCATGCCAGCACTGCCACTAATGAGCCAGGGGGGTTGGGGAAGTTACTCAACTTCTCTAGTCACTATTTCGGCACATGGACTGGATGTTGCTTTAAATTACTTCATGATTTCGTGCAGCCACAAAATGTAATGATTGCTCCTCACTCTATTTCTAGTcctcattctttttgtttgtttgtctcttattggctttttataattttttcattagCATATGTAATTTACTGCAATCTTTATTCTCATGATTATGGTACTCTTTGAATTTCACAGGAACGTTCTAATTTCATGTCCTTCTctgcttcttttaaaat
This genomic interval carries:
- the KCNJ16 gene encoding inward rectifier potassium channel 16, with the protein product MSYYGSNYPIVNVDPKYAGYPPEHLIAEKRRARRRLLHKDGSCNVYFKHIFGEWGSYMVDIFTTLVDTKWRHMFVIFSLSYILSWLIFGSIFWLIAFHHGDLLNDPDITPCVDNVHSFTGAFLFSLETQTTIGYGYRCVTEECSVAVLMVILQSILSCIINTFIIGAALAKMATARKRAQTIRFSYFALIGMRDGKLCLMWRIGDFRPNHVVEGTVRAQLLRYTEDSEGRMTMAFKDLKLINDQIILVTPVTIVHEIDQESPLYSLDRKAVAKDNFEILVTFIYTGDSTGTSHQSRSSYVPREILWGHRFNDVLEVKRKYYKVNCLQFEGSVEVYAPFCSAKQLDWKDQQLHNMEKIPSVRASSASDTKVRRRSFSAVAIVNSCESPEETTASAMDECKEAPYQKAFLTLNRISVESQM